A genomic segment from Polyangium mundeleinium encodes:
- a CDS encoding PP2C family protein-serine/threonine phosphatase, with translation MTATRRAPDEPNASDLERILRDATRLQLDLARAASVLRERGGDLARDLPGEIDGLITQLSTFRTSLDAERREQEGAMSREAQAALFEVGKAITSSLDLKTVLNQCMDSVIELTKAERGYLVLVDQYGKLDVQVARNLDQDTIRSMEFAYSSSVVEEVLKSERSVLTSNAQTDERFALQRSVAMFRLTSIMAAPLRIRGKVIGVLYVDNRAFTGQFSQAKLDLLEAFAGQAAIAIHNAKLFGQTDEALKQRLLELEGLYKELAVARERAENGLAAVEREMQIGRVLQSEFLPRELPSLPGWQIASRFLPARQLSGDFYDVFQLASGEFAVAIADVCDKGVGAALFMSLVRGLLRAFALRAADRTAVLAAITETNDYLAENHGRTAMFTTLFFGVLDPESGELSYVNCGHDAPIVLGATGEEIRLESTGPALGAIRDVEFEMGQITLLPGDSLVAFTDGVSDALDPSERSFSEEKLLSILRGGAPSVTTMLGDVVAALRHHIGGAAQFDDITLLALRRNPTRRDFPTGQYRVIEPIVQATGKRNRR, from the coding sequence ATGACCGCCACCCGAAGAGCCCCCGATGAGCCGAACGCCTCGGACCTCGAGCGCATCCTCCGCGACGCCACGCGGCTCCAGCTCGACCTTGCCCGCGCCGCAAGCGTCCTGCGCGAGCGCGGCGGTGATCTCGCGCGGGATCTGCCGGGCGAGATCGACGGCCTGATCACGCAGCTCTCCACCTTTCGCACGAGCCTCGATGCGGAGCGGCGCGAGCAGGAGGGCGCCATGTCGCGCGAGGCGCAGGCGGCGCTCTTCGAGGTCGGCAAGGCCATCACCTCCTCGCTCGACCTCAAGACCGTGCTGAACCAGTGCATGGACTCCGTGATCGAGTTGACGAAGGCCGAGCGTGGCTACCTCGTCCTCGTCGACCAATACGGCAAGCTCGACGTCCAGGTCGCGCGGAACCTCGACCAGGACACCATTCGGAGCATGGAGTTTGCGTATTCGAGCTCCGTGGTCGAGGAGGTCTTGAAGAGCGAGCGCAGCGTCCTCACGAGCAATGCGCAGACGGACGAGCGATTCGCGCTCCAGCGCAGCGTGGCGATGTTCCGGCTCACGAGCATCATGGCCGCGCCCTTGCGCATCCGGGGCAAGGTGATCGGCGTCCTGTACGTGGACAACCGCGCCTTCACCGGGCAGTTCTCGCAAGCGAAGCTCGATTTGCTGGAGGCGTTCGCGGGGCAGGCCGCGATCGCGATCCACAATGCCAAGCTCTTCGGGCAGACCGACGAGGCGCTCAAGCAACGCCTCCTCGAGCTCGAAGGCCTTTACAAGGAGCTCGCCGTGGCCCGCGAGCGCGCCGAGAATGGCCTCGCGGCCGTCGAGCGCGAGATGCAGATCGGCCGCGTCCTTCAATCCGAGTTCCTCCCGCGCGAGCTGCCCTCCTTGCCCGGCTGGCAGATCGCCTCCCGGTTCTTGCCGGCGCGCCAGCTCTCGGGCGATTTCTACGACGTCTTTCAGCTCGCCTCCGGGGAGTTCGCCGTCGCGATCGCCGACGTCTGCGACAAGGGCGTCGGTGCCGCGCTCTTCATGTCCCTCGTCCGCGGCCTGCTCCGCGCTTTCGCGCTCCGGGCGGCCGATCGGACCGCGGTTCTCGCGGCCATCACCGAGACGAACGATTACCTCGCCGAGAACCACGGCCGCACGGCCATGTTCACGACCCTCTTTTTCGGGGTCCTCGACCCGGAGAGCGGCGAGCTCTCCTATGTCAATTGCGGGCACGACGCGCCGATCGTCCTCGGCGCGACCGGCGAGGAGATCCGCCTCGAATCGACGGGCCCCGCGCTCGGCGCCATCCGGGACGTCGAATTCGAGATGGGCCAGATCACGCTGCTCCCCGGCGATTCTCTCGTGGCCTTCACGGACGGCGTGAGCGACGCGCTCGACCCGTCCGAGCGCTCGTTCAGCGAGGAAAAACTCCTCTCGATCCTGCGCGGCGGCGCGCCTTCCGTCACGACCATGCTCGGCGACGTCGTGGCCGCGCTTCGCCACCACATCGGGGGCGCCGCGCAGTTCGACGACATCACCTTGCTCGCGCTCCGCCGCAATCCGACACGCCGCGACTTCCCCACGGGCCAGTACCGCGTGATCGAGCCGATTGTGCAGGCCACGGGAAAGCGCAACCGGCGCTGA
- a CDS encoding formylglycine-generating enzyme family protein — MACSSRGPTPEVGPSAPPPAPLPVVPNPPSIAAPPPLEPKKPAPPAPVEPSPPPAPPETSALPARVDGMILVPAGPFTMGADSGGEADEWPAHTVTLPAYYLDEFEVTNSDYARCIEAKVCPPPEPSNADRNGVGPDKRFRGPKQPVSSVSWDSARAYCAFVGKRLPREAELEKAARGENGRLYPWGHSPPGPERAVFAVSVTADVGTHPAGRGPYGHHDLAGNVWEWAEDIYDPFAYKRAGASEGRGGTCEETLEAYAELRRKRQQGFTGSNKIPTECERVLRGGGFNYHATGLRSTNRVHHPARYRMVMSGFRCARDAKG; from the coding sequence ATGGCTTGCTCGAGCCGGGGGCCCACGCCCGAGGTCGGGCCCTCCGCGCCGCCGCCCGCGCCGCTGCCGGTCGTCCCGAATCCGCCGTCGATCGCCGCGCCGCCGCCGCTCGAACCCAAAAAACCCGCGCCACCCGCGCCGGTGGAGCCTTCCCCTCCACCCGCGCCCCCGGAGACGAGCGCGCTTCCGGCCCGCGTGGACGGCATGATCCTCGTGCCCGCGGGGCCTTTCACGATGGGCGCCGACAGCGGAGGCGAGGCCGACGAATGGCCCGCGCACACCGTGACGCTGCCGGCGTATTACCTCGACGAGTTCGAGGTGACGAACAGCGACTACGCCCGCTGCATCGAGGCGAAGGTCTGCCCGCCGCCCGAGCCGAGCAACGCAGATCGCAATGGCGTCGGCCCGGACAAACGGTTCCGGGGGCCGAAGCAGCCCGTGAGCAGCGTCTCCTGGGACAGCGCGCGCGCCTATTGCGCATTCGTGGGCAAGCGCCTCCCGCGCGAGGCGGAGCTCGAAAAGGCGGCGCGCGGCGAGAACGGTCGGCTGTACCCATGGGGCCACTCGCCGCCCGGGCCCGAGCGCGCCGTCTTCGCGGTCAGCGTCACGGCGGATGTCGGGACACACCCCGCGGGGCGGGGACCGTACGGGCACCACGACCTCGCCGGCAACGTGTGGGAGTGGGCCGAGGACATCTACGATCCATTCGCGTACAAGCGCGCCGGCGCCTCCGAGGGGCGCGGCGGGACGTGCGAGGAGACCCTCGAAGCCTACGCGGAGCTTCGCCGGAAGCGCCAGCAGGGTTTTACCGGGTCGAACAAGATCCCGACCGAATGCGAGCGGGTCCTGCGCGGCGGCGGATTCAACTATCACGCGACGGGGCTCCGCTCCACGAACCGCGTCCATCACCCGGCGCGCTACAGGATGGTGATGAGCGGGTTCCGGTGCGCGAGGGACGCGAAGGGCTAG
- a CDS encoding RNA polymerase sigma factor — MTAEDRGDLERELGTRLARGDLRGVATTVLATYGPEIYAFVAAMHRDESDAEEVFARFGEALWQGLQRFEGHASFRTFAYAVARRASVRFRRDAARRRKREGELDSAELSGVMEEVRERTASYLRTTIRSRLAALRASLPEEDQELLMLRVDRKLPWDELAVVLRGEDEPPLSAEDRRREGARLRKKFQLLKDRLREMARREGLLDEDG, encoded by the coding sequence ATGACCGCGGAGGATCGGGGCGATCTCGAGCGTGAGCTCGGGACCCGCCTTGCCAGAGGAGACCTGAGGGGCGTCGCGACGACCGTGCTCGCGACGTACGGGCCCGAGATCTACGCGTTCGTCGCAGCCATGCACCGCGACGAGAGCGACGCCGAGGAGGTCTTCGCCCGCTTCGGCGAGGCGCTCTGGCAGGGGCTCCAGCGCTTCGAGGGCCATGCCTCCTTCCGCACCTTCGCCTACGCCGTCGCGCGAAGGGCCTCGGTTCGCTTCCGCAGGGACGCGGCGCGCAGGCGCAAGCGCGAGGGCGAGCTCGACAGCGCCGAGCTCTCGGGCGTGATGGAGGAGGTTCGCGAGCGCACGGCCTCGTACCTGCGGACGACGATTCGCAGCCGCCTCGCCGCGCTGCGCGCCTCGCTCCCCGAGGAAGACCAGGAGCTGCTCATGCTCCGCGTGGACCGCAAGCTGCCCTGGGACGAACTCGCCGTGGTGCTGCGCGGCGAGGACGAGCCGCCCCTCTCGGCCGAGGACAGACGCCGCGAGGGGGCGAGGCTGCGCAAGAAGTTCCAGCTCCTGAAGGACCGGCTGCGCGAGATGGCCCGCCGCGAGGGCCTGCTCGACGAGGACGGGTGA
- a CDS encoding serine/threonine-protein kinase has product MRFSPGESFDRYVIESLLGEGGMGEVYRAEDTRLRRRIALKVLRKGDEADSETWGRAVARMLREARAVAALSHPGIVAIYDVGEHDGAPFIAMELVEGRPLRALVGGDEPLGTRLRLLLEIARALSAAHQAGLVHRDVKPENVVVRGDGAVKVLDFGIARKLARTSADPLGPTADGALATMTAEGALVGTPAYMAPEQLRGEEIDARADQFAWGVLAYELLAGKIPFRSDKGAVSLMASILSDEPPPITTVPDGVWQILARALAKEPEARFASMDEVAQNLHVFVTAEDTRTITSRRNVVLVSSTGDTRAPVVASLPPPSASRKPWMFVAPVVALLAAGGAVVALRKAPADVNASAPSSAVVPAGPAPTAVTDLPLPPTENAEARLAFREGLQAIRDATWDTAIAAFERARKADPGMAAAHLRFAALEASFDINAAREAFRKAIGLRSSLTERDQAFLDALEPMLQNDPSDCATSARRFEAMVAKWPGDAEIVFWYARQLLESTKASQSEKVLALARRCVELDPQYADCWQTQQYALLPLRRSAEALVALEKCVEVSAGAVDCLNDKIKIVSSLGQCDVAAETARRWMAKEPSSPKPHLMLGGALYGAGEPEAAVRAALDQAERRFRATGHPWQAEDLVARRAMAFGEFTTGARAADSLMSLTPPMPQDEIAVYHLRTFARLELGDIEGAAQVADEFLAKSALRTGQFIGGHILDPTVFMHSLRLRAGKESRAEYEAARSAWLAKQNVSTPGGRRVAWDAAYAWPAYSSELAQEALAKEEEYMRLPSGELDTSEAVWTGSLGHMRLLVGKEIEALPYLEKAAQVCPNPWQSRWYVHQQARLGIAREAKGDKPGACSAYRAVLSRWSNPKESVTARDVEKRAKGLGCGFLADGGLAGPRSPRGSNPNAG; this is encoded by the coding sequence GGGCATCGTCGCCATCTACGACGTCGGCGAGCATGACGGCGCGCCGTTCATCGCGATGGAGCTCGTCGAGGGGCGCCCTTTGCGGGCCCTCGTGGGCGGGGACGAACCCCTCGGCACGCGCTTGCGCCTCCTCCTGGAGATCGCGCGGGCCCTTTCGGCTGCGCATCAGGCGGGCCTCGTGCACCGCGATGTCAAACCCGAGAACGTCGTCGTTCGCGGCGACGGCGCCGTGAAGGTCCTCGATTTCGGGATCGCCCGCAAGCTCGCGCGGACGAGCGCCGATCCCCTCGGACCCACGGCCGACGGCGCGCTCGCCACGATGACGGCCGAGGGCGCGCTCGTCGGCACCCCGGCGTACATGGCGCCCGAACAGCTCCGCGGCGAGGAGATCGACGCGCGGGCCGATCAGTTCGCGTGGGGCGTCCTCGCCTACGAATTGCTCGCCGGCAAGATCCCGTTTCGCTCCGACAAAGGCGCGGTCAGCCTCATGGCGTCGATCCTGAGCGACGAACCGCCCCCGATCACGACCGTGCCCGACGGCGTCTGGCAGATCCTCGCGCGCGCCCTCGCGAAGGAGCCCGAGGCGCGGTTCGCCTCGATGGACGAGGTCGCGCAGAACCTCCACGTGTTCGTCACCGCGGAGGACACGCGGACCATCACGAGCCGCCGCAATGTCGTCCTCGTCTCCTCCACCGGCGACACCCGCGCGCCGGTCGTTGCCTCGCTCCCGCCCCCTTCGGCGTCGCGCAAGCCCTGGATGTTCGTGGCGCCTGTCGTCGCCCTCCTCGCCGCGGGCGGCGCCGTGGTTGCCCTCCGCAAAGCCCCGGCCGACGTGAATGCTTCGGCGCCGTCCTCGGCGGTCGTGCCGGCCGGCCCCGCGCCCACGGCCGTCACCGATTTGCCCCTTCCGCCCACGGAAAACGCGGAAGCGCGGCTTGCGTTTCGCGAGGGGCTCCAGGCGATCCGGGACGCCACCTGGGACACGGCGATTGCCGCGTTCGAGCGGGCGCGCAAGGCCGATCCGGGCATGGCCGCGGCGCACCTCCGGTTTGCGGCGCTCGAGGCCTCGTTCGACATCAACGCGGCCCGCGAGGCGTTTCGCAAGGCGATCGGCCTCCGCAGCTCGCTCACCGAGCGCGACCAGGCGTTCCTCGACGCGCTCGAGCCGATGCTCCAGAACGACCCGAGCGATTGCGCGACGTCGGCCCGCAGGTTCGAGGCCATGGTCGCGAAATGGCCCGGCGACGCGGAGATCGTCTTCTGGTATGCGCGCCAGCTCCTCGAATCCACGAAGGCCTCCCAATCGGAGAAGGTCCTCGCGCTCGCGCGGCGCTGCGTCGAGCTCGACCCGCAATACGCCGATTGCTGGCAGACGCAGCAATACGCGCTTTTGCCCCTCCGCCGGAGCGCGGAGGCGCTCGTCGCGCTCGAAAAATGCGTCGAGGTCTCGGCCGGCGCGGTCGATTGCCTCAATGACAAGATCAAGATCGTCTCGTCGCTCGGCCAGTGTGATGTCGCGGCCGAGACGGCGCGGCGGTGGATGGCCAAGGAGCCTTCCTCGCCGAAGCCCCACTTGATGCTCGGCGGCGCTCTGTATGGCGCAGGCGAGCCCGAGGCGGCCGTCCGCGCGGCGCTCGACCAGGCGGAGCGGCGCTTCCGGGCGACGGGTCATCCCTGGCAAGCCGAGGATCTCGTGGCCCGCCGCGCGATGGCGTTCGGCGAGTTCACGACCGGGGCACGCGCCGCGGATTCGTTGATGTCCCTGACCCCGCCCATGCCGCAGGATGAGATCGCCGTGTATCACCTGCGGACGTTCGCGCGCTTGGAGCTCGGGGACATCGAGGGAGCGGCCCAGGTCGCGGACGAGTTCCTCGCGAAGAGCGCGCTCCGGACGGGGCAGTTCATCGGCGGCCACATCCTCGACCCCACCGTGTTCATGCATTCGCTCCGGCTCCGCGCCGGCAAGGAATCGCGCGCGGAATACGAGGCGGCGCGGTCCGCGTGGCTCGCGAAGCAGAATGTCTCGACGCCCGGGGGACGGCGGGTGGCCTGGGACGCGGCGTATGCCTGGCCGGCGTATTCGTCCGAGCTCGCGCAGGAGGCCCTCGCGAAGGAGGAAGAGTACATGCGGCTCCCGTCCGGCGAGCTCGACACGAGCGAGGCGGTATGGACGGGCTCGCTCGGCCATATGCGCCTCCTCGTCGGCAAGGAGATCGAAGCGCTGCCCTACCTCGAGAAGGCCGCGCAGGTCTGCCCCAACCCCTGGCAGTCGAGGTGGTACGTCCACCAGCAGGCGCGCCTCGGCATCGCGCGCGAGGCGAAGGGCGACAAACCCGGCGCTTGCAGCGCGTATCGCGCCGTCCTTTCCCGGTGGAGCAATCCGAAAGAATCGGTCACGGCGCGGGACGTGGAGAAGCGGGCGAAGGGCCTCGGCTGCGGTTTTCTCGCGGACGGGGGGCTCGCAGGGCCCCGTTCGCCGCGGGGTTCGAATCCGAACGCTGGCTGA